The genomic stretch GCCACGTCTTCCTTGACGTAGTCGGCGTACAGCTTGTCGGCGTACCACCGGGACTTGTAGTCGGTGGTGATGCCGAGCCGGAACCCGTGCGGGTTGACCTTCTGACCCACTAGCGGGTCCCTCCCCTCGTGTTGTTCTTCGACTGCTGGGTGGCCGGGCCGGGCTGGCCGGTGTCCCGACGTGCCTTGCGCGACCGCTGCGCGAGATCCGCGCTGCTGGTCACCTCGCTCACCTCGATGGTGATGTGGCTGGTGCGCTTGTTGATCCGGAACGCACGGCCCTGGGCGCGCGGACGGATCCGCTTCAGGGTCGGGCCCTCGTCGACGAACGCGGCGCTCACCACGAGCGCCGCCGGGTCCAGCCGCAGGTTGTGCTCGGCGTTGGCGACCGCGCTGGCGACGACCTTGGCCACCGGCTCGCTGGCGCTCTGCGGTGCGAACCGCAGCAGCGCCAGGGCCTCGTCGGTCGGCAGGTAGCGGACCAGGTCCACCACCCGACGGGCCTTCATGGGGGTGACGTGGACGAACCGGGCCGTGGCCCGGGCGACCGGCGTCTCCTGTCCCAACTGGGAAGTCATCTGATGCGTCTCTTCTCTACCTGGTCCGCGCTCAGCCGCGCCGCGACCGGCGGTCGTCCTTGACGTGCCCACGGAAGGTGCGCGTGGGCGCGAACTCGCCGAGCTTGTGCCCGACCATCGCCTCGGTGACGAACACCGGGACGTGCTTGCGGCCGTCGTGCACGGCGATCGTGTGCCCGAGCATGTCGGGGATGATCGTCGAGCGCCGCGACCAGGTGCGGATGACGTTCTTGGTGCCCTTGTCGTTCTGAGCGTCCACCTTGGCGAGCAGGTGGTCGTCGACGAACGGGCCCTTCTTCAGGCTGCGTGGCATGTCTGTCGGACTCCTCTACCCGCTCAGCGCTTCTTGTTGGTGCGCCGGCGGCGCACGATCAGGGCGTCACTGGCCTTCCGCTTGCGCGTCCGGCCCTCCGGCTTGCCCTTCGGGTTGACCGGGTGCCGGCCACCGGAGGTCTTGCCCTCACCACCACCGTGCGGGTGGTCGACCGGGTTCATGGCGACACCGCGGACGGTCGGGCGCTTGCCCTTCCACCGCATCCGGCCGGCCTTGCCCCAGTTGATGTTGGACTGCTCGGCGTTGCCGACCTCGCCGATGGTGGCGCGGCAGCGGACGTCGACGTTGCGGATCTCACCGGACGGCATGCGCAGCTGGGCGAAGCGGCCCTCACGGGCGACCAGCTGCACGCTCGTGCCGGCCGAGCGGGCGATCTTGGCCCCGCCACCGGGCCGCAGCTCGATGGCGTGGATGACGGTGCCGACCGGGATGTTGCGCAGCGGCAGGTTGTTGCCGGGCTTGATGTCGGCGGCCGGGCCGCACTCCACCGTGTCGCCCTGCTTCAGCTTGGCCGGGGCGATGATGTAGCGCTTCTCCCCGTCGGCGAAGTGCAGCAGCGCGATGCGCGACGTGCGGTTCGGGTCGTACTCGATGTGCGCGACCTTCGCCGGCACGCCGTCCTTGTCCGCCCGGCGGAAGTCGATCAGCCGGTAGGCGCGCTTGTGCCCGCCGCCCTGGTGCCGCGCGGTGACGCGGCCGTGGACGTTGCGCCCGCCACGACCGTGCAGCGGCCGGACCAGCGACTTCTCGGGGTGGTCGCGGGTGACCTCGGCGAAGTCGGCGACGGACGAGCCGCGGCGGCCCGGCGTCGTCGGCTTGTACTTACGGATGGCCATGGTTCCTCAGAGTCCTCTGGTCCAGTCAGGTGGTCCGAGCGCCGTCAGGCGCCCGGGCCCCCGAAGAGCTCGATGCGGTCGCCGGGTGCCACGGAGACGATGGCGCGCTTGGTGTCCTTGCGCTTCCCCATCACAGCGCCGCGCGAGCGCTTCCTCTTCCCCTGACGGTTGATCGTGTTGACGGACAGGACCTTCACGTTGAAGACCTGCTGCACCGCGATCTTGATCTGGGTCTTGTTGGCGTCCGGGCGGACGATGAACGTGTACTTGTTCTCGTCGAGGAGCCCGTAGCTCTTCTCGGAGATGACCGGGGACAGCAGGACGTCCCGGGGGTCGCGGACGCTCATGCCTTCTCCTCGGTGCTCGCGTCGGTGGTGCCGTCCTCGGTGGGCGCCGTGGCGTCCGCACCGGCGTTGGCGACCTCGGCCTGCTCGGCCGGGGCTGCAGCCGCCTCGGCCGCGGTGGCCGGTGCGGCGTCGGCCTTGGCCGCCGCCTTCTTGGCCGGGGCCTTCTTCGCCGCCGCCTTCTTCACCGGTGCCGCCTCCGCCGGGGTCTCCCCCAGGTCGAGGTCGGTCGTACCGGTGCCCGCGATCGAGGGGATCGCACCGGGGACGTCCGGCGTGGTCAGGTCGGGCAGCTCGACGGAGCGTCCGCCCCGGGCCGGGCCGGACACGTACTCGGCCAGCGCGGTCTCGGTGAAGACCACCTCGTCGGAGACGAGCACGTCGTAGGTGTTCAGCTGACCGGCCTCGATCAGGTGCACCCGCGGCACGTTGCGCAGGCTGATCCAGTTGAGGACGTCGTCACGGTCGAGCACGACGAGGACCCGCTTGGCGGTGGTCACCGCGTCCAGGACCTTCAGCGCGGCCTTGGTCGACGGGGCGTCGCCCTCGACGAACGCCGAGACCACGTGCACGCGGTCCTCGCGGGCCCGGTCGGAGAGGGCCCCGCGCAGGGCGGCGGCCTTCATCTTCTTGGGCGTCTTCTGCTCGTAGTTGCGCGGCTGCGGGCCGTGGGCGATGCCACCGCCGGCGAACTGCGGGGACCGAAGCGAGCCCTGGCGAGCCCGGCCGGTGCCCTTCTGCCGGTACGGCTTGGCGCCGGTGCCGCTGACCTGCGCACGGGTCTTGGTGGCGTGCGTGCCCTGGCGGGCCGCAGCCAGTTGGGCCACGACGACCTGGTGCAGCAGCGAGACGTTGGCCGGGGCGTCGAACAGCGCTCCCGGCAGCGTCACGCTGCCGGCGGTGTCGCCGGCCGGGGTGCGGACGTCGACCTGCCGGTCGGCGCGCTCACTGGTCGATGAGGTCACTTCGCGTCACTCCCCACGGGGCCGCCCTTGACCGCGGAGCGGACCAGCAGCAGCCCGCCGCGCGGGCCCGGAACGGCACCCTTGATCAGCACCAGGCCCTTCTCGGTGTCCACGGCGTGGACCTTCAGCGAGAGGGTGGTGGTGGTGACCGCGCCCATGCGCCCGGCCATCTTGAGTCCCTTGAACACCCGGCCGGGGGTCGAGGCCCCGCCGATCGAGCCGGGGGCGCGGTGCTTGCGGTGGGTGCCGTGGCCGGCGCCCAGACCCTTGAAGCCGTGACGCTTCATGACACCGGCCGTGCCCTTGCCCTTGCTGGTGCCGATGACGTCGACCTTGGCGACGCCGGAGAGGACCTCAGCGGTCAGCTCCTGGCCCACGGTGTAGTCGCTGGCGTCCTCGGTGCGCAGCTCGACCACGTGCCGCCGGGGGGTGACGCCCGCCTTGGCGAAGTGCCCACCCTCGGGCTTGTTCACCTTGCGGGGGTCGATCGCGCCGAACCCGAGCTGGACGGCCGAGTAGCCGTCCTTCTCCGGGGTGCGGACCTGCGTGACCACGCACGGGCCCGCCTTGACGACGGTCACCGGCACGATGCGGTTGTTCTCGTCGAAGACCTGGGTCATCCCCAGCTTCTCGCCGAGGAGACCACGGAATGTGCTCGCCATGTCTGGAACAGCCCTTACTGGATGTTGACGTCGACCGAGGCCGGCAGGTCGATGCGCATGAGCGCGTCGACCGTCTTCGGCGTCGGGTCGAGGATGTCGATGAGCCGCTTGTGCGTGCGCATCTCGAAGTGCTCGCGCGAGTCCTTGTACTTGTGCGGCGAGCGGATGACGCAGTACACGTTCTTCTCCGTCGGCAGCGGCACCGGGCCGACGACGCGCGCTCCGGTCTTCGTCACCGTGTCCACGATGCGCCGCGCCGAGGCATCGATGGCCTCGTGGTCGTAGGCCTTCAGCCGGATGCGGATCTTCTGTCCCGCCATCGCCTGTCTTCGCTCCTGCCGATCGGTTGTGAAAGTCCAAGGGGTCCACGGACCCGCAAGTGGGTCTGCTGACCCGTGCGACGGGCGGCGGCCGAGGACCGGCCGCCGCCCGTCTGGGTGTTACTTGATGATCTTCGTGACCCGGCCGGCACCCACGGTGCGGCCACCCTCACGGATGGCGAACCGAAGGCCCTCCTCCATGGCGATGGGCTGGATCAGCTCGACGGTCATCTCGGTGTTGTCACCGGGCATGACCATCTCGGTGCCCGAGGGCAGCGTGACGACGCCGGTCACGTCCGTGGTGCGGAAGTAGAACTGGGGCCGGTAGTTGTTGAAGAACGGCGTGTGACGGCCGCCCTCGTCCTTCGAGAGGATGTAGACCGAGCCCTCGAAGTTCGTGTGCGGGGTGATGGAACCCGGCTTCACGATGACCTGGCCGCGCTCGACGTCCTCGCGCTTGATGCCGCGCAGCAGCAGACCGACGTTGTCACCGGCCTGGCCCTGGTCGAGCAGCTTGCGGAACATCTCGACGCCGGTGACCGTGGTCTTGGTCGAACCGGGACGGATGCCGACGACCTCGATCTCCTCGGAGACCTTGACGATGCCGCGCTCCACACGACCGGTCACGACGGTGCCGCGGCCGGTGATGGTGAAGACGTCCTCGACGGGCATGAGGAACGGCTTGTCGATGTCGCGCTCGGGCTCCGGGATCGCCGTGTCGACGGCGTTCATGAGCTCCATGAGCTTGTCGCCCCACTCGGCGTCGCCCTCGAGGGCCTTGAGCGCCGAGACGCGGACCACGGGGACGTCGTCGCCCGGGAACTCGTACTCGGAGAGCAGCTCACGGACCTCCAGCTCGACGAGCTCGAGGATCTCCTCGTCGTCGACCATGTCGGCCTTGTTGAGCGCCACGACGATGTAGGGGACGCCCACCTGGCGGGCCAGGAGCACGTGCTCCTTGGTCTGCGGCATGGGGCCGTCGGTCGCCGCGACCACCAGGATGGCGCCGTCCATCTGCGCCGCACCGGTGATCATGTTCTTGATGTAGTCGGCGTGCCCGGGGCAGTCGACGTGCGCGTAGTGCCGGTTCTCGGTCTGGTACTCGACGTGCGCGATCGAGATCGTGATCCCGCGGGCCTTCTCCTCGGGCGCCTTGTCGATCTGGTCGAAGGCGGACGCCTCGTTGAGGTCCGGGTACTTGTCGTGCAGCACCTTGGTGATCGCCGCGGTCAGCGTCGTCTTGCCGTGGTCGATGTGCCCGATGGTGCCGATGTTGACGTGCGGCTTGTTCCGCTCGAACTTGGCCTTGGCCACTGGGTTCCTCTCTCCGTGTCTTCGCAGTCGTGCGCGTGCGTGGGGGTGGGCAGTGCTCGGGGCCGGCGGGGCGGGGACTGGGAGCCCCCGCCCACCGGCCGGTTACTCGCCGGTCGCCTTGGCGATGATCTCCTTGGCGACGTTGGCCGGGACCTCGGCGTACGAGTCGAACACCATGGTGTAACTCGCCCGTCCCTGGGTGCGGCTGCGCAGGTCGCCCACGTAGCCGAACATCTCCGACAGCGGGACCAGGGCCCGGACGACGCGGGCGCCGGAGCGCTCCTCCATCGCCTGGATGGTGCCGCGGCGGGAGTTCAGGTCACCGATGACGTCACCCATGTAGTCCTCGGGGGTGACGACCTCGACGGCCATCATCGGCTCGAGCAGGGCCGGGCTGGCCTTGCGTGCGGCCTCCTTGAAGACCATCGAGCCGGCGATCTTGAACGCCATCTCCGAGGAGTCGACCTCGTGGTACTGCCCGTCGATCAGCGTCGCCTTCACGCCGACCATCGGGTACCCGGCCAGGATGCCGTACTGCATGGCGTCCTGCATACCGGCGTCGACCGAGGGGATGTACTCCCGCGGGATGCGCCCACCGGTGACGGCGTTCACGAACTCGTAGGTCGGACCGTCGGCCGCGACCTCGAGGGGCTCGACCGTCACCTGGACCTTGGCGAACTGGCCGGACCCACCGGTCTGCTTCTTGTGGGTGTAGTCGACCTTCTCGATCTTCTTGCGGATGGTCTCGCGGTAGGCCACCTGCGGCTTGCCGACGTTCGCCTCGACGCGGAACTCGCGCCGCATGCGGTCGACCAGGATCTCCAGGTGGAGCTCGCCCATGCCCGAGATGACCGTCTGACCGGTCTCCTCGTCCAGCTTCACCTGGAAGGTCGGGTCCTCCTCGGCGAGCTTCTGGATCGCGGTGCCCAGCTTCTCCTGGTCGCCCTTGGTCTTCGGCTCGATGGCCACCGAGATGACCGGGGCCGGGAAGGTCATCGACTCGAGGATCACCGGGTGCTGCGGGTCGCAGAGGGTGTCACCGGTGGTCGTCTGCTTCATGCCGTTGACGGCCACGATCTCGCCGGCGCCCACGCCCTGGCGCTCTTCGCGCTTGTTGGCGTGCATCTGGTAGATCTTGCCGACCCGCTCCTTGCGGTCCTTGGTGCTGTTCAGCACCGGGGAGCCCGCGTCGAGCTTGCCGGAGTAGACCCGGACGTAGGTCAGCTTGCCCAGGTGCTGGTCGGTCTGGATCTTGAACGCCAGCGCCGAGAACGGCTCGTTCTCGTCGGCGTGCCGCAGGACCTCGGTCTCGCCGTCGAGCGCGGTACCCCGGATGGACTCGACGTCCAGCGGGCTCGGCAGGTAGTCGACGACGGCGTCGAGCAGGGGCTGCACGCCCTTGTTCTTGAAGGCGGTACCGGTGATCACCGGGTTCACCTGACCGGCGATCGTCGCCTTGCGGATGGCGGCCTTGAGGCGCTCGGGGGCGATCTCCTCGCCGCCGAGGTAGTCCTCCATCAGCGCGTCGTCGAAGTCCGCGATGTTCTCGAGGAGCTTCTCGCGGTACTCGGCGGCCTGGTCGGCGAGCTCGGCGGGGATCTCCTCGATGGAGTAGTCCTCACCCATCTTGGTCTCACCGCGCCAGGTGAGCGCACGCATGTAGACGAGGTCGACGACGCCGATGAAGTCGGCCTCTGCCCCGATCGGCAGCTGCAGCACCAGCGGGTTGGCCGCCAGGCGCTCGACCATCATGTCGACGCAGCGGAAGAAGTCCGCGCCGGTGCGGTCGAGCTTGTTGACGAAGCACATGCGCGGGACGCCGTACTTCTCGGCCTGGCGCCAGACCTGCTCGGTCTGCGGCTCCACGCCGGCCACGCCGTCGTAGACCGCCACGGCACCGTCGAGCACCCGCAGCGACCGCTCCACCTCGACGGTGAAGTCGACGTGCCCGGGGGTGTCGATGATGTTGATGTCGTGGTCGTTCCAGGAGCACTTCGTCGCGGCGGACGTGATGGTGATGCCGCGCTCCTGCTCCTGCTCCATCCAGTCCATCGTGGCCGCGCCGTCGTGGACTTCACCGATCTTGTAGTTGATACCGGTGTAGAAGAGGATCCGCTCGGTCGTCGTCGTCTTGCCGGCGTCGATGTGCGCCATGATCCCGATGTTGCGGGTCTTGGCGAGCTGGGCCTCGTTCTGGGCCATTCCCTTACTCCTCTTCCTTCTCGTCCGTGCGCGGTGTCCGGGGGTCGCCCGGGTGGACCGCGGGCAGCGGCTGCTGGTGGACCGACGTCACCAGCGGTAGTGCGCGAAGGCCTTGTTCGACTCGGCCATCTTGTGCGTGTCCTCGCGGCGCTTGACCGCGGCGCCGAGACCGTTGCTCGCGTCGAGCAGCTCGTTCATCAGGCGCTCGGTCATCGTCTTCTCCCGACGGGCCCGGCTGTACTGGATCAGCCAGCGCAGGCCGAGGGTGGTGCTGCGGGAGGCGCGGACCTCGATCGGCACCTGGTAGGTCGCACCACCGACGCGGCGGCTGCGGACCTCGAGGGCCGGCTTGACGTTGTCCAGCGCACGCTTGAGCGTGACCACCGGGTCGGTGTCGTTCTTTGCGCGGCAGCCCTCGAGGGCGCCGTAGACGATCGCCTCGGCGACCGAGCGCTTGCCGTCCACGAGCACCTTGTTCACCAGCTGGGTGACCAGCGGCGACTGGTAGACCGGGTCGGCGACGAGCGGACGGCGGGGAGCGGGACCCTTGCGGGGCATGTCAGCTCTTCTCCTTCTTCGCGCCGTACCGGCTGCGAGCCTGCTTGCGGTTACGGACACCCTGGGTGTCCAGCGAGCCGCGGATGATCTTGTACCGGACGCCGGGCAGGTCCTTCACCCGGCCGCCGCGCACGAGCACCATGGAGTGCTCCTGCAGGTTGTGGCCGACGCCCGGGATGTAGGCGGTCACCTCGATGCCACTGGTGAGGCGGACGCGAGCGACCTTGCGCAGCGCCGAGTTCGGCTTCTTCGGCGTCGTCGTGTAGACGCGCGTGCACACGCCGCGGCGCTGAGGGGAGCCCTTCAACGCCGGGGTCTTGGTCTTCTCGACCTTGTCCTCGCGGCCCTTGCGGACCAGCTGCTGGATCGTGGGCATGGGTGGCCTGGATCTCCTGCCTGCGCTGGGTGGTGCTTCGAGTTCTGCTGACGGTGGTGCGGTGATCGTGCGTGCCCGGTTGCCCGGCCCGATCCCGGTCGCGCGTCACCATCCGGCCCCCGCGTTCGGGCGTGTCGCCCTTCGCGAGAACCGGCCAGGTGATCGGACCGGACTCGTCGCCCCTCGCGACTCGGCACCGGCCTGCCCACCTGCTGGTGGGCCGGACCCCCGGCACCCCACCGGCGTGACCGGCAGGCGCTGAGTGCACCGCGAACGGGAGCAGGCCCAGAGGAACCTGGGCACGGCTGACCACGATACCCGGGCATGTGGACCCGGTCAAAGCCGGGTCCCGATGCCTGTGCGGGCACCGGACCAGCCGGTCGTCCGGGGAACCGCAGGGCCGCGTCGACCATTCCTGATCCACTGCGGCCCGGGTCGCTCCCGGACGGACGGCGGGCACCGGGTGCCCAGTCGCCACGACACCACCGGGGCGCTGGCGAACACGCACCCCGGGGTCCGGCGGCGACCGGCCGGGACCGTACCGCTGGCCAATGTAGCGCCGGCGACGGCAGGGTGTCCCCTCCCCCGCGCACGTGTCGTCCACCGCCCGCCCCCGCAGCAGCCCTCACCTCGTGGGACGGCGATCGCTCGGCGCGCTTCTGTCGGAGGCCGCCCTTACGGTCGGTCTCGACCCGGTGACGTCCTGCTCTGTGAGGTGCTCGTGCTGCCCGACTCCGCCCGCGAACTGAAGCACCGGCTCTCCCGGCGGCTGGCCGAAGGACCGCCCGGGGTGGTCGCCCGGAGCAACGGCGCCACTGCGACGTGGAGCGGCGTCGCCCTCGGCCTGACGCCGATCGGTCCAGAGCAGGTCCACCTGGCGGTCCGGGTCATCGGGCCGGCGGACGCCGCGGTGGTCCTGGCGGGCCTCGGCGAGGCGGCCCTCGCCGAGGTCGACGTCCGGGCGATCGGGGTGGTGCGCGCACTGGGCTCTCCCACACCCGGCTCTCCCACACCCGGCTCTCCCACCCCCGGCTCTCCCACCCTCGAGGAGCTGCGGCGGCGGACCCGGCCACTGCGCCCGGGTCTGTCGATCGGGCACGAGCGGGTGACCGCGGGGACGCTCGGTGGGTTCGTCCGCCGTCCCGGCGTCGACGGCCTGCTCGCGCTGTCCAACAACCACGTGCTGGCGGCCAGCGACGCGGGCGCCGTCGGCGACCCGGTGCTGCAGCCCGGGGTGGCCGACGGTGGTGTCGGCACCGACCGCGTCGGCGTGCTCGCCGGCGCGGTCCGCTTCGAGGACCGTCCCGGCAACCAGGTGGACGCCGCCGTCGCGCTGCTCGACCCGGGGGTGGTGGCCGACCCCACCGGCTACCCCGGGGGTGCCCTGCTGCCCACGGTGGCCGCGCCGGACACGGTCGACCCCGAGGAGCTCGTGGAGAAGGTCGGCCGGACGACCGGGCACACCCGGGGCCGGGTGACCGCGGTCGAGGTCGACGGCGTGGGGGTGCAGTACGACCGTGGCGTCTTCACCTTCGACGACCAGATCGAGGTCGAGGGGCTCACCGGCGCCTTCAGCGCCGGTGGCGACAGCGGTTCGCTGATCTGGCGCAGCGCCGACCGCGCGCCGCTGGGGCTGCTGTTCGCCGGTTCGGAGCTCGGCGGGAGTGCGGGCGGCGGGGTCACCTTCGCGAACCCGCTGGCCACGGTGCTCCGGCGGTTGGGCGTCGAGTGGGCGGCCGGGTGACCCCACCGGAGGGGTGACGCGGCCGCGCACCTGCCGCTGGGCGGCCGTAGGGGGCACCATGGGGTGCATGTCCGACCGCACCGCCGCCAGCGCCGCCAAGCGCCTCCTGGCGTCCCGGCTCGCCGCCCGGCCGGGCATCGCCGCCGTCGGGCTCGCCCGGCAGGACGCCGGCTACGTGGTGCGGGTCGACCTCACCGACGCCGGAGCCGGAGCCGGCGTGCCGCAGGACGTCGACGGCGTCCGGGTCGTGACACACGTGATCGGCGCGGTCCGCCCGCTCTGACCCACCACCTCGCCGACCGGCCCGGCCGATAGCGTCGCAGGTGCGGCGCCGACGAGGGCGCCGCGGACACCGAGGAGGGCGCGTGCGCATCGGCATCCAGGCGAGCTACGCCGGGGACTTCAGGCAGACGGCCGCAGAGATCCGCGACCTCGAGTCGGCCGGGCTCGATGTCGCGATGGTCGCGGAGGTGTACACCTTCGACGCGGTCAGCCAGCTGGGCTACCTGGCGGCGGTGACCGAGCGCGTCGAGTTGATGAGCGGCATCCTGCCGATCTACAGCCGGACGCCCGCCCTCATCGCGATGACCGCGGCCGGCCTGGACTTCGTCTCCGGCGGGCGCTTCACGCTCGGGCTGGGCGCCTCGGGACCGCAGGTCATCGAGGGCTGGCACGGGCTGCCCTACGACGCCCCGCTGCAGCGGACACGGGAGATCGTGGAGATCTGCCGCCAGGTCTGGCGCCGGGAACGGCTCGTGCACGAGGGCCCGAAGTACAGCGTGCCGCTGCCGGCCGAGCAGGGCACCGGCCTGGGCAAGCCGCTCAAGCTGATCAACACCCCGGTGCGCGACCGGGTGCCGGTGCTGCTCGCCGCCCTCGGCCCGAAGAACGTCCAGCTGGCCGCCGAGATCGCCGAGAAGTGGGAACCGATCTTCTTCCACCCCGAGCGTGCGGCCGACGTCTGGGGCGCCTCGCTCGCCGCCGGGCGGGCCGAGCGCGACCCCGCCCTGGGCGACCTCGACGTCGTCGTCGGCGTCCCCGTGGCCATCGGCGAGGACGTCGAACACCTGCTGGACGCCGTCCGGCCCGGCATCGCCCTGTACGTCGGGGGCATGGGCGCGAAGGGGAAGAACTTCTACAACGACCTGGCCCGCCGGTACGGCTACGAGGCGGAGGCCGAGGCGATCCAGGACCTGTACCTCGCCGGCCGCAAGGACGAGGCCGCGGCCGCCGTCCCGGAGGACCTGGTCCGCGCCACGTCGCTCATCGGGCCGGAGTCCTACGTGGCCGAGCGCATCGCCGCCTTCGCCGAGGCCGGCGTCACGACGCTGAACCTCCAGCCGCTCGACGACAGCCGCGAGGGCCGGCTCCACACCGTCGAGACCATGCGCCGGCTCTGTTGACCACGATCCTCCGGATCGCACCGCGACGCTGAGGCGATCCTCCGGATCGCACCGCGGTATTGAGGCGATCCTCCGGATCGCACCGCGGTATTGATGCGATCCTCCGGATCGCACCGCGGTATTGATGCGATCCTCCGGATCGCACCGCGGTATTGATGCGATCCTCCGGATCGCACCGCGGCCAGGTACCGTGCCCGACCTGCGCTGAGCCGTTGCCCGCCTCTGCTCCCGGGAGCCTCCGGCCCCCGTCGTCGAGCCGAAGCCTCTTCGCCGCGGAATCCGTACTCGTGCCCCAGTGAGCTCGGGTTTGCGTCACGTGACGCGCACGCAAAGAGGCCCCGCACACCAGTGGTGTGCGGGGCCTCTGTGTCACTCAGCGCATCAGCGCCAGTCGTACTCCTCCAGGCGGACCGCCTCGCCCGTGCCCGAGCCGAAGACGTCGGGGCTGTAGTACTGCCCGTCGTCGTAGCCGGCCATCGTGTACACGGCGGCGCGGGCCTCCTCGGTGGGCTCGACCGTGATGTTCCGGTAGCGGCTGATCCCGGTACCGGCCGGGATCAGCTTGCCGATGATCACGTTCTCCTTGAGCCCGAGCAGGCTGTCGCTCTTGCCCTGGATCGCGGCGTCGGTGAGCACCTTGGTCGTCTCCTGGAAGGAGGCGGCCGACAGCCACGACTCCGTGGCCAGCGACGCCTTGGTGATCCCCATCAGCACCGGGCGGGCCGAGGCAGGCTCGCCGCCCTCGGCGACGACCCGGCGGTTCTCCGTCTCGAACAGCGTCCGCTCGACCAGCGCACCGGGCAGGAACTCCGTCGCACCCGAGTCGATGATGGTCACCCGCTTCAGCATCTGCCGGATGATCACCTCGATGTGCTTGTCGTGGATCGACACACCCTGGCTGCGGTAGACCTCCTGGACCTCACGCACCAGGTGCAGCTGCACCTCGCGCGGGCCCATGATCCGCAGCACCTCGTGCGGGTCGACCGCACCCTCGGTCAGCTGCTCGCCGACCTCGACGTGGCCGCCGTCCTCGACCCGCAGCCGCGACCGGCGCGACAGCTTGTCGTAGACGACCTCGTCGGAGCCGTCGTCCGGGGTGATGGTCAGCTTCCGGAACTGGTCGCCGTCCTCGATCCGGACGGTGCCGGCGAGCTCGGCGATCGGGGCCTTGCCCTTGGGGACGCGGGCCTCGAAGAGCTCCACCACACGCGGCAGACCGTGCGTGATGTCGGCACCGGCCACACCACCGGTGTGGAAGGTGCGCATCGTCAGCTGGGTGCCGGGCTCGCCGATGGACTGCGCGGCGATGATGCCGACGGCCTCGCCGACGTCCACGAGCTTGCCCGACGCCAGCGACCGGCCGTAGCAGGTGGCGCAGGTGCCCAGCAGCGACTCGCAGGTCAGGACGCAGCGGACCTTGACCTCCGAGACACCGGCGTCGACCAGCGCCTGGATGAGCACGTCACCCAGGTCGGCGTTGGCCTGCGCGATGACCGTGCCGTCCTCGGCCACCACGTCGGCGGCCAGGGCGCGGGCGTACACGCTGGTCTCCACGTGCGGGTCCCGCGTGACGACGCCGTCGTGGACGGTGCCGATCGGCATGAGGACGCCGCGCTCGGTGCCGCAGTCCTCCTCGCGGATGATGACGTCCTGCGAGACGTCGACCAGCCGGCGGGTGAGGTACCCGGAGTCGGCGGTCCGCAGCGCGGTGTCCGCCAGGCCCTTGCGGGCACCGTGCGTGGAGATGAAGTACTCCAGCACGGACAGACCCTCCCGGAAGTTGGCCTTGATCGGCCGCGGGATGATCTCGCCCTTCGGGTTGGCCACCAGGCCGCGCATGCCGGCGAT from Modestobacter roseus encodes the following:
- the rplW gene encoding 50S ribosomal protein L23; translation: MSVRDPRDVLLSPVISEKSYGLLDENKYTFIVRPDANKTQIKIAVQQVFNVKVLSVNTINRQGKRKRSRGAVMGKRKDTKRAIVSVAPGDRIELFGGPGA
- the fusA gene encoding elongation factor G, encoding MAQNEAQLAKTRNIGIMAHIDAGKTTTTERILFYTGINYKIGEVHDGAATMDWMEQEQERGITITSAATKCSWNDHDINIIDTPGHVDFTVEVERSLRVLDGAVAVYDGVAGVEPQTEQVWRQAEKYGVPRMCFVNKLDRTGADFFRCVDMMVERLAANPLVLQLPIGAEADFIGVVDLVYMRALTWRGETKMGEDYSIEEIPAELADQAAEYREKLLENIADFDDALMEDYLGGEEIAPERLKAAIRKATIAGQVNPVITGTAFKNKGVQPLLDAVVDYLPSPLDVESIRGTALDGETEVLRHADENEPFSALAFKIQTDQHLGKLTYVRVYSGKLDAGSPVLNSTKDRKERVGKIYQMHANKREERQGVGAGEIVAVNGMKQTTTGDTLCDPQHPVILESMTFPAPVISVAIEPKTKGDQEKLGTAIQKLAEEDPTFQVKLDEETGQTVISGMGELHLEILVDRMRREFRVEANVGKPQVAYRETIRKKIEKVDYTHKKQTGGSGQFAKVQVTVEPLEVAADGPTYEFVNAVTGGRIPREYIPSVDAGMQDAMQYGILAGYPMVGVKATLIDGQYHEVDSSEMAFKIAGSMVFKEAARKASPALLEPMMAVEVVTPEDYMGDVIGDLNSRRGTIQAMEERSGARVVRALVPLSEMFGYVGDLRSRTQGRASYTMVFDSYAEVPANVAKEIIAKATGE
- the rplC gene encoding 50S ribosomal protein L3, which codes for MASTFRGLLGEKLGMTQVFDENNRIVPVTVVKAGPCVVTQVRTPEKDGYSAVQLGFGAIDPRKVNKPEGGHFAKAGVTPRRHVVELRTEDASDYTVGQELTAEVLSGVAKVDVIGTSKGKGTAGVMKRHGFKGLGAGHGTHRKHRAPGSIGGASTPGRVFKGLKMAGRMGAVTTTTLSLKVHAVDTEKGLVLIKGAVPGPRGGLLLVRSAVKGGPVGSDAK
- the rplB gene encoding 50S ribosomal protein L2; the encoded protein is MAIRKYKPTTPGRRGSSVADFAEVTRDHPEKSLVRPLHGRGGRNVHGRVTARHQGGGHKRAYRLIDFRRADKDGVPAKVAHIEYDPNRTSRIALLHFADGEKRYIIAPAKLKQGDTVECGPAADIKPGNNLPLRNIPVGTVIHAIELRPGGGAKIARSAGTSVQLVAREGRFAQLRMPSGEIRNVDVRCRATIGEVGNAEQSNINWGKAGRMRWKGKRPTVRGVAMNPVDHPHGGGEGKTSGGRHPVNPKGKPEGRTRKRKASDALIVRRRRTNKKR
- the tuf gene encoding elongation factor Tu — its product is MAKAKFERNKPHVNIGTIGHIDHGKTTLTAAITKVLHDKYPDLNEASAFDQIDKAPEEKARGITISIAHVEYQTENRHYAHVDCPGHADYIKNMITGAAQMDGAILVVAATDGPMPQTKEHVLLARQVGVPYIVVALNKADMVDDEEILELVELEVRELLSEYEFPGDDVPVVRVSALKALEGDAEWGDKLMELMNAVDTAIPEPERDIDKPFLMPVEDVFTITGRGTVVTGRVERGIVKVSEEIEVVGIRPGSTKTTVTGVEMFRKLLDQGQAGDNVGLLLRGIKREDVERGQVIVKPGSITPHTNFEGSVYILSKDEGGRHTPFFNNYRPQFYFRTTDVTGVVTLPSGTEMVMPGDNTEMTVELIQPIAMEEGLRFAIREGGRTVGAGRVTKIIK
- the rpsJ gene encoding 30S ribosomal protein S10 is translated as MAGQKIRIRLKAYDHEAIDASARRIVDTVTKTGARVVGPVPLPTEKNVYCVIRSPHKYKDSREHFEMRTHKRLIDILDPTPKTVDALMRIDLPASVDVNIQ
- the rpsS gene encoding 30S ribosomal protein S19, which translates into the protein MPRSLKKGPFVDDHLLAKVDAQNDKGTKNVIRTWSRRSTIIPDMLGHTIAVHDGRKHVPVFVTEAMVGHKLGEFAPTRTFRGHVKDDRRSRRG
- the rplD gene encoding 50S ribosomal protein L4, giving the protein MTSSTSERADRQVDVRTPAGDTAGSVTLPGALFDAPANVSLLHQVVVAQLAAARQGTHATKTRAQVSGTGAKPYRQKGTGRARQGSLRSPQFAGGGIAHGPQPRNYEQKTPKKMKAAALRGALSDRAREDRVHVVSAFVEGDAPSTKAALKVLDAVTTAKRVLVVLDRDDVLNWISLRNVPRVHLIEAGQLNTYDVLVSDEVVFTETALAEYVSGPARGGRSVELPDLTTPDVPGAIPSIAGTGTTDLDLGETPAEAAPVKKAAAKKAPAKKAAAKADAAPATAAEAAAAPAEQAEVANAGADATAPTEDGTTDASTEEKA